In one Arenibacter antarcticus genomic region, the following are encoded:
- a CDS encoding citrate synthase, whose protein sequence is MSNNARLEYDGKSYEFPVIRGTENELAIDIKTIRSATGMITIDPGYKNTGSCKSAITFLDGEKGILRYRGYSIEELAEKADFLEVAYLLIFGELPNQEALDKFHNDIKGESHVDEEMKKILDGFPKSAHPMGVLSCLTCALIAFNPTSVNVSSEKEMYWAIVRIMAKFPVLVAWTLRKKKGLPLDYGDDTLGYVENIHKMMFKKPNHKYEKNKVVIDALDKLLILHADHEQNCSTSTVRMVGSSHAGLFASLSAGISALWGPLHGGANQAVLEMLEAIEADGGDTKKYMAKAKDKNDPFRLMGFGHRVYKNFDPRAKIIKKAADEVLADLGVEDSILDIAKGLEKEALDDKYFVDRKLYPNVDFYSGIIYRSLGIPTEMFTVMFALGRLPGWIAQWREMRLNKEPIGRPRQVYIGPTVRSFVPLDER, encoded by the coding sequence ATGTCAAATAACGCAAGATTGGAATACGACGGGAAAAGTTACGAATTTCCCGTTATAAGAGGCACTGAAAATGAATTGGCCATAGATATTAAAACTATCCGCTCTGCTACGGGAATGATTACCATAGATCCTGGATATAAAAATACAGGCTCTTGTAAGAGTGCCATAACTTTTTTGGACGGAGAGAAGGGCATTTTAAGGTATAGGGGGTATTCCATCGAAGAATTGGCGGAAAAGGCAGATTTCTTAGAAGTGGCTTATTTGCTAATTTTTGGTGAATTACCCAATCAAGAAGCACTTGATAAATTTCATAACGATATTAAGGGAGAATCCCATGTTGATGAGGAAATGAAAAAGATTTTGGATGGTTTTCCAAAATCGGCACATCCAATGGGAGTGCTTTCCTGTTTAACTTGCGCTTTGATTGCCTTTAATCCTACCTCTGTTAATGTCTCCTCCGAAAAGGAAATGTACTGGGCCATTGTTAGAATAATGGCTAAATTTCCCGTTTTGGTAGCTTGGACATTAAGAAAGAAAAAAGGATTGCCGTTAGATTACGGTGATGATACGTTGGGCTATGTAGAGAACATCCATAAAATGATGTTTAAAAAACCCAATCATAAATATGAAAAGAACAAGGTGGTCATAGATGCATTGGATAAATTATTGATTTTGCATGCAGACCACGAACAAAATTGTTCCACTTCTACCGTTCGTATGGTAGGATCTTCACATGCCGGACTATTTGCTTCATTGTCCGCAGGGATATCTGCCTTATGGGGACCATTGCACGGTGGAGCCAATCAGGCCGTATTAGAAATGCTTGAAGCCATTGAGGCCGACGGTGGGGATACTAAAAAATATATGGCCAAGGCCAAGGATAAAAATGACCCGTTCCGTTTAATGGGATTTGGGCATAGGGTGTATAAGAATTTTGACCCAAGGGCTAAAATAATCAAGAAAGCAGCAGACGAAGTATTGGCCGACCTAGGTGTGGAAGATTCTATTTTGGATATTGCCAAAGGTTTGGAAAAAGAGGCCTTGGATGATAAGTATTTTGTGGATAGAAAATTATATCCAAATGTGGATTTTTATTCCGGAATAATATATAGGTCTTTAGGAATTCCAACAGAAATGTTTACTGTAATGTTTGCCCTTGGTAGATTGCCAGGGTGGATAGCCCAATGGAGAGAAATGAGACTGAATAAGGAGCCTATAGGGCGACCTAGACAAGTGTATATAGGGCCTACAGTCAGAAGCTTTGTTCCCTTAGATGAAAGATAA
- the argS gene encoding arginine--tRNA ligase: MNIQEVLSQKVKEAITSIYKVQLPTVEFQPTRKEFAGDITVVIFPMLRVVKGNPVQIGEQIGQFLKNEVDEVEDFNVVKGFLNITIGNRYYLDFFNRILGDPNFGFVPQNKDKAIMVEYSSPNTNKPLHLGHVRNNLLGYSVAEIIKASGKKVYKTQIINDRGIHICKSMLAWQRFGNGETPESTGLKGDKLVGNYYVAFDKAYKEEIAAMIAEGVKSDVAEKEAPLLLEAQNMLIKWEAGDPEVVQLWETMNSWVYKGFDVTYKNLGVDFDQLYYESNTYLLGKDFVEDGLKRGVFYKKDDGSVWIDLTDEGLDEKIVLRSDGTAVYMTQDIGTAIQRVQDNPEVKGMVYTVGNEQDYHFKVLFLILKKLGFDWADNLYHLSYGMVDLPSGKMKSREGTVVDADELMEDMARTAAEISEELGKLEDYSEEEKQELYKIIGMGALKYYILKVDPKKRILFNPEESVDFQGNTGPFIQYTYARIQSILRKGEELNYDISVAKELVELHEKEKELLKQIQLFPETLQQAADNFSPALLANYTYDLVKEFNSFYQNVSILGETDENKKIFRIQLAKKVGEVIKSAFKLLGIQVPERM, from the coding sequence ATGAACATTCAAGAAGTCTTATCCCAGAAGGTAAAGGAAGCGATAACCTCAATATATAAGGTTCAATTGCCAACGGTAGAATTTCAACCCACAAGAAAAGAATTTGCTGGGGATATTACCGTTGTGATTTTTCCAATGTTACGTGTGGTAAAAGGTAATCCAGTACAAATAGGCGAGCAAATAGGCCAGTTCCTGAAGAATGAAGTAGATGAAGTGGAGGATTTCAATGTGGTGAAAGGGTTTTTGAATATAACGATCGGTAATAGGTATTATCTCGATTTTTTTAATAGAATATTGGGAGATCCAAATTTTGGTTTTGTGCCCCAAAACAAGGATAAAGCCATTATGGTGGAGTATTCTTCGCCTAATACTAATAAGCCACTGCATTTGGGGCATGTTCGAAACAATTTGTTGGGATATTCCGTGGCAGAGATCATTAAAGCTTCTGGAAAAAAAGTGTATAAAACCCAGATTATTAATGATAGAGGAATCCATATTTGCAAGAGTATGCTTGCCTGGCAGCGATTTGGGAATGGCGAAACACCTGAAAGTACGGGTCTAAAAGGGGATAAATTAGTAGGGAATTACTATGTAGCTTTTGATAAGGCCTATAAGGAAGAAATTGCTGCTATGATTGCGGAAGGTGTTAAATCTGATGTAGCAGAGAAAGAAGCTCCCTTACTTTTGGAAGCCCAGAATATGCTTATAAAATGGGAGGCTGGTGATCCAGAGGTGGTACAGCTTTGGGAAACCATGAATTCTTGGGTCTATAAAGGATTTGATGTCACCTATAAAAACCTAGGCGTAGATTTTGATCAGTTGTACTACGAGAGCAATACCTATTTGTTGGGGAAAGATTTTGTGGAAGACGGACTTAAAAGGGGTGTTTTTTATAAGAAAGACGATGGAAGTGTGTGGATAGATCTTACCGATGAAGGCTTAGATGAAAAGATAGTTCTGAGATCGGACGGTACCGCGGTATATATGACTCAAGATATAGGGACTGCCATACAACGGGTTCAGGATAATCCGGAAGTAAAAGGTATGGTATATACGGTAGGTAACGAACAGGATTATCATTTTAAAGTGCTCTTCCTAATCCTTAAAAAACTTGGGTTTGACTGGGCAGATAATCTCTATCATTTAAGCTATGGAATGGTAGACCTGCCAAGTGGAAAAATGAAAAGTAGGGAGGGGACCGTTGTAGATGCAGATGAGCTTATGGAGGATATGGCCCGTACCGCAGCGGAAATTTCTGAGGAACTAGGTAAATTAGAGGACTATTCGGAAGAGGAAAAGCAGGAGCTTTATAAAATTATAGGTATGGGGGCCCTTAAATATTATATCCTTAAAGTGGATCCCAAAAAACGCATCCTGTTCAATCCAGAGGAATCGGTAGATTTTCAAGGTAATACAGGTCCGTTTATTCAATATACCTATGCAAGAATCCAGTCTATTCTAAGGAAAGGCGAGGAGCTGAATTATGATATTTCAGTGGCTAAGGAGCTGGTTGAACTGCATGAAAAGGAAAAAGAACTTTTAAAACAGATTCAATTATTCCCGGAGACCCTACAGCAGGCTGCAGATAACTTTAGTCCCGCCCTATTGGCCAATTATACCTACGATTTGGTAAAGGAGTTTAATTCCTTCTATCAAAACGTTTCCATATTGGGCGAAACGGATGAGAATAAAAAAATATTCCGAATTCAATTGGCTAAAAAAGTGGGGGAGGTCATTAAATCTGCATTCAAGCTTTTAGGAATTCAGGTTCCAGAAAGGATGTAA
- a CDS encoding dimethylarginine dimethylaminohydrolase family protein, whose product MLKLNVTDETSRLRSVVLGTAESSGPTPQAEEAYDPKSLEHILAGTYPVETDMIREMDAFVAVLRKYNVQVFRPKVITDCNQIFSRDIAFVIEDKLIKANILPDREEEFQAIKYVLEKIKEDQIIYPPKEVHIEGGDVMPWKEYIFIGVYTGPEYASYITARTNNAAVDFIKEKFPNKIVKSFQLRKSNTNARENALHLDCCFQPIGKDMAILHENGFLIEEEYQWLLDYFGKDKVFEITKDEMYSMMSNVFSISPTVVVSERNFTRLNNWLRDRGFTVEEIPYAEIAKQEGLLRCSTLPLVRE is encoded by the coding sequence ATGCTAAAGTTGAACGTTACTGATGAGACTTCCAGATTAAGGTCGGTGGTTTTGGGAACTGCAGAAAGTAGTGGTCCTACCCCCCAAGCTGAGGAGGCATATGATCCAAAGTCATTGGAACACATTTTGGCTGGCACGTACCCCGTTGAAACCGATATGATTCGGGAAATGGATGCGTTTGTAGCGGTCCTAAGGAAATACAATGTCCAAGTTTTTAGACCTAAGGTAATAACGGATTGCAACCAAATATTCTCTCGGGATATTGCATTCGTTATTGAAGATAAGTTGATAAAAGCAAATATCCTCCCAGATAGGGAAGAAGAGTTTCAGGCCATTAAATATGTGCTGGAAAAGATAAAGGAAGATCAGATTATTTACCCCCCTAAAGAAGTGCATATAGAAGGTGGGGATGTAATGCCTTGGAAAGAATATATATTTATAGGGGTCTATACCGGACCAGAATATGCTAGCTACATTACCGCTAGGACTAATAACGCGGCGGTTGATTTTATTAAGGAAAAATTTCCAAATAAAATTGTGAAATCGTTCCAACTCCGGAAATCCAATACCAATGCAAGGGAGAATGCCCTGCACTTAGACTGCTGTTTTCAACCTATAGGAAAGGATATGGCCATTTTACATGAAAATGGATTCCTAATAGAAGAGGAATACCAGTGGTTGTTGGATTACTTTGGGAAAGATAAGGTTTTCGAAATCACCAAAGACGAGATGTATAGTATGATGAGCAATGTTTTTTCCATTTCACCCACAGTGGTGGTATCGGAACGCAACTTTACCAGATTGAACAATTGGTTGCGAGATCGTGGTTTTACTGTAGAGGAAATACCCTATGCTGAAATAGCGAAACAAGAGGGATTGTTAAGATGTAGTACCTTGCCCCTAGTTAGAGAGTAA
- a CDS encoding BCCT family transporter, producing MFIGLKSNNIKTLKTIFRNPLLSISIGILSISTLVVFLATKSSYNAIEIASVWVRNHFGQFYLYLGLGCVLLLLGVAISPLGKIKLGKPSQGPEHSIWAWTAMLYSAGMGAGILLRAVQEPVFMQQNSPYPSQVSPDILALVYTFYQWGFTAWAFYGLFAMVIGYFLFVKKKKVLVSATIEDVIPQKSFKIAIDTLTVITTVFGLVAAIGLGTTQINGGLNHIFSTQNGLFTTLILATIISSLAFYSAWSGVNKGIKVISKINILITLALLLFTFVNSDMSAILINFYKATLQYLKDFIPMSLAYGDYDPGIVFLTDWTYYYWAFWIAWAPFTGIFIARISKGRSLRQLLLGVLIIPSLGTFFWFSVFGTSAFQLMEGWGTYQGEFAGVFSSIFIFFANYPLATILNVTTIVLLIGFLVTSVDSAVFVLSMFSDKGKKNPSKTHRLLWSIFIFLTTVALILLGNAKPDIDVLVAAQKLLIITSLPFAFFMVAMTFLFLRQLMKK from the coding sequence ATATTTATAGGACTAAAGTCAAACAATATCAAAACGCTAAAAACCATTTTTAGAAACCCCTTACTTTCCATTTCTATCGGAATCCTGTCTATTTCGACCTTGGTCGTATTTCTAGCAACCAAATCTAGTTATAACGCCATAGAAATCGCCTCTGTATGGGTAAGAAACCATTTTGGTCAGTTTTACCTCTATCTAGGATTGGGCTGTGTTCTTCTTTTGCTGGGCGTCGCAATATCACCCTTGGGAAAAATAAAACTCGGAAAACCGTCACAAGGTCCGGAACACAGTATTTGGGCGTGGACGGCTATGTTGTACAGTGCAGGGATGGGAGCCGGAATCTTATTAAGGGCGGTACAAGAACCCGTTTTTATGCAGCAAAATTCACCTTACCCTTCCCAAGTCTCCCCAGACATCTTGGCTTTGGTGTACACGTTTTACCAATGGGGATTTACAGCATGGGCATTCTACGGGTTATTTGCTATGGTAATTGGTTATTTCCTCTTCGTTAAAAAGAAAAAAGTTTTAGTGAGCGCAACCATAGAAGATGTAATTCCACAAAAATCTTTTAAAATTGCTATAGACACCCTCACCGTAATCACTACGGTATTTGGTTTGGTTGCCGCAATAGGCTTGGGCACTACTCAAATAAATGGGGGATTAAACCATATTTTCTCCACCCAAAACGGATTGTTCACCACCTTAATATTGGCTACAATAATTTCATCCCTCGCTTTTTATTCCGCCTGGAGCGGAGTAAATAAAGGAATAAAGGTAATCTCCAAAATAAATATCCTTATAACCTTGGCCTTGTTGCTCTTTACCTTTGTAAATAGTGATATGAGTGCTATCCTTATCAATTTTTATAAAGCGACATTACAATATCTAAAAGATTTTATTCCAATGAGTTTGGCCTACGGAGATTATGACCCCGGCATTGTATTTCTTACAGATTGGACCTATTATTATTGGGCATTCTGGATTGCTTGGGCCCCTTTTACAGGAATATTTATAGCACGAATATCCAAAGGACGGTCCTTAAGGCAATTGTTATTAGGCGTCTTAATCATCCCCAGCTTGGGTACCTTTTTTTGGTTTTCCGTTTTTGGCACTTCTGCCTTTCAACTAATGGAGGGATGGGGAACTTACCAAGGTGAATTTGCGGGTGTATTTTCCTCCATTTTTATATTCTTCGCCAATTATCCTTTGGCCACCATTCTAAACGTAACAACCATAGTGCTCCTTATTGGTTTCTTGGTCACCTCGGTAGATTCTGCCGTCTTTGTCCTTAGTATGTTCTCGGATAAAGGAAAAAAAAACCCGAGTAAAACCCATAGATTGCTATGGTCTATTTTTATATTCCTAACTACAGTTGCCTTGATTTTATTGGGAAATGCAAAACCGGATATTGATGTGTTGGTTGCGGCACAAAAACTCCTCATCATTACTTCACTGCCCTTCGCTTTCTTTATGGTTGCCATGACCTTCTTATTCTTAAGGCAGTTAATGAAGAAATAA
- a CDS encoding glycogen synthase, producing MINFLFVAAENDGIAQCKAGGMGDVVRDVPRQISERGDSAHIVVPSYSRLHQNGTLIGTMSISLRGTEYIAELYEVAPKKEFANLHHYVIHHPEIQAGEIGHIYHDDPEEPFFSDNVKYTIFCTAVAEAIKLGYFGVLDVIHMHDWHSSLLLFLKTYHPDYTELKKMRFVYTIHNLAIQGIRPFYGNYSSLSNWFPNIPIDEQRLRDHRYHDCVNLMAVGIRLADAVHTVSPSYKEDVLKPSTPPEFIGGEGLESDLQQANNEGRLFGILNGANYKNIRIAEKGLIYRNIVKALFGWLQDENKKYKADFLAHTGEKVMQYVSNKPKFIVSSVARLTEQKFYFFMRSPEAFVAILDKLKKVDGIFMLLGTGAPDYEELFRKLSYEHENFIFTNGQSEDLIDSIYLETDLYFMPSLFEPCGISQMLSMRNGNPCLVHNTGGLKDTVSHMKTGFSFDGKTYDEKIENMLEVMDQALDVYGNDKPKWKQICANAKKMRFTWEKSVDDYYKYLYSINP from the coding sequence ATGATTAACTTTTTATTTGTAGCTGCTGAGAACGATGGTATCGCTCAATGTAAGGCTGGAGGTATGGGGGATGTGGTAAGGGATGTGCCAAGGCAAATTTCTGAACGGGGAGATTCCGCACATATTGTAGTGCCGTCTTATTCTAGATTACATCAGAACGGAACCCTAATTGGCACAATGTCGATTAGTTTAAGGGGAACCGAATACATCGCTGAACTTTATGAAGTAGCTCCCAAAAAAGAATTTGCCAACCTGCATCATTATGTTATTCATCACCCCGAGATACAAGCTGGAGAAATTGGTCATATTTATCACGATGATCCCGAGGAGCCATTTTTTTCGGACAATGTAAAATACACTATTTTTTGTACCGCAGTAGCGGAAGCCATAAAATTGGGGTATTTTGGAGTCCTTGATGTAATACATATGCACGACTGGCATTCCAGTCTTCTGTTATTCCTGAAAACCTATCATCCCGATTATACGGAATTGAAAAAAATGCGCTTTGTGTACACTATACACAATTTGGCCATACAGGGTATACGTCCGTTTTATGGAAATTATTCGTCCTTATCCAATTGGTTCCCGAACATTCCTATAGATGAACAGAGGTTAAGGGACCACAGATATCATGACTGTGTTAATCTTATGGCAGTAGGGATTCGCCTTGCAGATGCTGTACATACTGTGTCGCCGTCCTATAAGGAAGATGTACTAAAGCCTAGCACTCCACCAGAATTTATTGGAGGGGAGGGCTTGGAGTCCGACTTACAGCAGGCCAATAACGAGGGAAGGTTATTTGGGATTTTAAATGGTGCCAATTATAAAAATATTAGAATAGCTGAGAAAGGCTTAATCTATCGCAATATTGTAAAGGCACTTTTTGGATGGTTACAGGACGAAAATAAAAAATACAAGGCCGATTTCTTAGCGCATACCGGGGAGAAGGTAATGCAATATGTTTCCAACAAACCCAAATTTATTGTGTCTAGCGTAGCCAGATTGACAGAGCAAAAATTTTATTTCTTTATGCGATCTCCAGAGGCTTTTGTAGCTATCTTAGACAAGCTGAAAAAAGTAGATGGTATTTTTATGCTTTTAGGGACAGGAGCTCCCGATTATGAGGAGTTGTTCCGTAAATTGAGCTACGAACATGAGAATTTTATCTTTACCAATGGGCAATCGGAAGATCTTATAGACTCTATTTACTTAGAAACCGATCTCTATTTTATGCCCAGCTTGTTTGAGCCTTGTGGAATTAGCCAAATGCTGTCCATGAGAAATGGAAATCCTTGCCTAGTACATAACACTGGAGGACTAAAAGATACCGTCTCCCATATGAAAACGGGCTTTAGTTTTGATGGGAAGACCTATGATGAAAAAATTGAAAATATGCTAGAGGTTATGGATCAGGCACTGGATGTGTATGGGAACGATAAACCAAAGTGGAAACAGATCTGCGCCAACGCTAAGAAAATGCGGTTTACCTGGGAAAAATCGGTGGATGATTACTATAAATATTTGTACTCCATTAATCCATAA
- the ctlX gene encoding citrulline utilization hydrolase CtlX — translation MQITNTVLMIRPVNFRMNEQTAVNNYFQEDIDIKNQEINSRAQAEFDAFVLVLREKGVNVIVVEDNDKVDTPDAVFPNNWISFHDDGTVGLYPLFAENRRKERREDVLDILEEKGFVIHNVMDYTSAEDEGYFLESTGSVILDRVNKKAYCALSVRADEDLFIEFCEDFEYTPVIFTAFQSVGGGRKPIYHTNVMMCLAESFAVICLDSIDDKKEKKNVVSHLKQDGKEIITITEAQMHQFAGNMIQVLGMGDRRFLVMSTAAFNSLRPEQITAIEKHCGIVHSSLETIETCGGGSARCMMAEVFLPKK, via the coding sequence ATGCAAATCACCAATACCGTTCTAATGATCCGACCCGTAAATTTTCGGATGAATGAGCAAACTGCAGTAAATAATTACTTTCAGGAAGATATCGATATAAAGAATCAGGAGATTAATAGTAGGGCACAGGCTGAATTTGATGCTTTTGTTCTGGTATTGAGGGAAAAAGGCGTTAATGTAATTGTTGTTGAGGACAATGATAAGGTAGATACTCCCGATGCTGTATTCCCCAACAATTGGATATCCTTTCACGATGATGGTACTGTGGGACTCTATCCGCTGTTTGCGGAAAACAGAAGAAAGGAACGCAGGGAGGATGTGTTGGATATTTTAGAGGAAAAAGGTTTTGTTATCCATAATGTTATGGATTATACCTCTGCTGAGGACGAAGGATATTTTCTGGAATCTACTGGCAGCGTTATATTGGACAGGGTAAACAAAAAGGCTTATTGTGCACTTTCTGTACGTGCCGATGAGGATCTTTTTATCGAATTTTGTGAGGATTTCGAATATACTCCGGTCATATTTACCGCTTTCCAATCGGTTGGTGGGGGAAGAAAGCCAATTTATCATACCAATGTGATGATGTGCTTAGCAGAATCCTTCGCAGTAATCTGCTTGGACAGTATTGACGATAAAAAAGAGAAGAAAAATGTGGTGTCCCATTTAAAGCAAGATGGGAAGGAAATAATAACTATTACAGAAGCCCAAATGCACCAATTTGCAGGGAATATGATTCAGGTATTGGGTATGGGCGATAGGCGGTTCCTCGTAATGAGCACGGCAGCATTCAATAGCCTGAGGCCTGAACAGATAACAGCCATAGAAAAACATTGTGGAATAGTACACAGCTCTTTGGAAACAATAGAAACTTGTGGAGGTGGAAGTGCGAGGTGTATGATGGCAGAGGTGTTTTTGCCTAAAAAATAG